Below is a window of Candidatus Viadribacter manganicus DNA.
CCCTTATAGCGCTGCAGATATTCCTCGATCTGATCGACTTTCTCGGGATCGCCTTTGCTCTCGTTGAGAGGAATGCGAATCTTGCCGTCCGGGCTCGTCATCGCCTTGGAGAACAGACCGCTGACTTTGCCTTCGATGTCAAAATAGCGAATTTCGCGGAAGTTGAAGATCTTCTCGTAATAGTCCGCCCACGTCTTCATGTTGCCGCGGAAGACGTTGTGCGTGAGGTGATCGAGATAGGTGAGGCCAAGCGAATTCTTCGACTCGTCAGCCCCTTCAATCGGTTTGAAATCGATGTCGTAGATCGACTGCGCACCGTAACGATCGACAAGATAGATGTAGGCGCCGCCAATGCCCTTGATGGCGGGAATGTTGAGCTCCATCGGCCCAACTTTGCCTTCGACAGGCTCGGCGCCGCGTTTCACGGCTTCGCGCAACGCGTGCTGAGCATCTTTCACACGGAAAGCCATCGCGTTCGCTGAGGGTCCGTGCGCCTCGCGGAAATCAGCGGCTTGGCCCGCCGGCTCCATGTTGAGAATAAAATTGATGTCGTTCTGCTTGTAACGAATGACATTCTTGCTGCGATGCATGGCCACCGCGGTGAAGCCGATTTGTTCGAAATACGCGGCAAGCTTTTCTGGTTCGGGCGAGGTGAATTCGACGAACTCAAATCCATCGGTCCCAATCGGATTCTCGAACAAATCGGCCATGGCGTTTCCTCGAAGCTTGCGTTTCATTGGGATTTAGTTTCATCTGAAACCAATGGCAAGCGCAAAGCGAAAACCAACGGCTGGATCGTCCGGGGAATTGCTGGTTCTGGAGGAATTCCTTCCCTACCGGCTCTCTATCCTCTCAAACCGCGTCAGCCGCGCCATCGCGGCGCGCTATGCGAAGACTTTCGACCTCACCATCCCCGAATGGCGGATCATCGCCGTGTTGGGGCGTCGCCCTGGATTGACTGCCAAGGAAGTCGCCGAAGCAACGGAGATGGATAAGGTCGCCGTCTCGCGCGCCGTGGGGAAGCTGGTCGAATCAAGACGCGTTGCGGCGCGCGCAGATCGTGACGATGCGCGCCGGCAAATCCTGTCACTCACGGCGCAAGGCGAAAGCGTGCACGCGCGCATTGCGCCGATCGCGTTGGAGAGCGAGCAACGATTGGTAGCAGCGCTCGACAAGCGCGAACGCGAACAGCTCGATGACCTGCTGGACCGATTGCTCGACACAGCGAAAGGCCTCTGAAGTTCCCGCGGGAGTTCCGCCCAGGAACGAAGTTCGTGCTGATACGTAGCCTTGGTGGCTCTGTGGCAACGCCAAGGAGCACAACACATGACAAAGTTCCAAATGCTTGCCGCAGCAGCGGTCGCGGCTCTGACGGCGGCGTGCGCCCTCACTCAAACCACGCAAGCTGAAACACAATCGCTGACGGCGACAAGTTCGACGGCAACACCGGCGCCCGCCGCGCAGCCCGCACCGCCAGCGCAAATAGCGCAAGCTACACCAGCGCCAACCACGCCCGTCGCGCCGACGAATTTTACTGACGACCAATTGCGCTCGTTCGCGCGCGCTGCGATCGAGATCGATCCGATCAGCCGCACGCTTTCAGCAGCAACGCCCGAGCAGCAAACCGCCGCCGCCGAGCAGATCCGCCAAATTCTGGCGCGCAACGGCATCGATAGCGCCACATACAACGCCATCGCCGCTCAAGCGCAGCGCGACCCGGCGTTTGCTTCACGCATCGCCTCGCTCAATCGCACCGACCCAAGCAACGGCTAACTACGATTGAGGAGTCAGCCTCAGGATGCGGCCGTTGTCTTCATCGGTGACGATCCATATTGCGCCGTCTTCGCTTTCGGCAAGGTCGCGAATGCGGCCAACACCGAGAGCGAAGCGCTCCTCGCCTGTGACCCGCTCGCCGTCGATATCGAGCCGCACGAGCGCCTGCGTATCCAAGCCCGCAATCAACACATCACCGCGCCACGGAAAGAGCCCGCCGCGATAAAAATCCATATCGCCAGGCGCTATCACCGGATCCCAATAATAGATCGGTTGTTCCATGCCTTCGCGCGCCGATGTCTCGTGCTGCGGCGCACCGTTGTAGTCGATGCCATAGCCGATGATCGGCCAACCATAATTCAGGCCGGCACGCGGAATATTAAGTTCATCGCCGCCGCGCGGACCATGCTCGACGATCCACAACTTGCCAGTGTCCGGGTTGAGGTCGGCGCCCTGCACATTGCGATGACCGTACGACCAGTTTTGTGGCAAGGCGTCCGCGCGTCCTACGAACGGATTGTCGGGAGGCACACTTCCGTCGGCATTAATGCGTACGATCTTACCGAGATGCGTTGAAAGATCCTGCGCCAGAACGCGCGATGCCGGGCGCTGACGTTCGCCGAGTGTGATGTAGAGATGCCCCGCACGATCGAACACGAGCCGCGAACCGTAGTGACCGCCTGTATCGCGAGCCGGTAGCTGACGGAAAATCACCTGCACCTGCTCAACGCGCCGCAAATCATCGGTGAGACGGCCGCGCGCGACACTGGTGCCGCGCCCACCATCACGCGGCTCCGCGTAGCTCCAATAGATCATGCGATCTGTCGCGAAGTCCAGCCCAAGCACAACGTCGAGTAAACCGCCCTGACCTTGCACATGCACGCGCGGCAATCCCTGCACCGGATTTGAGATCGCGCCCTCGCGGGTCACCACACGCAGCCGCCCGGCGCGTTCAGTCACGAGCATACGGCCATCAGGCAGGAACACGATCGCCCACGGATGATCCAAGCCACTGGCGATTTCCTCAGCATTGATACGCACGCCGCTCAGTGCTTCTGGCGCGCGGGTCTGCCCCTCAAACGCCGGCGTGAAACTCGAGTGCGGCGCACCTTGCGCAACAGGATGCACAGCTTGCTGCTGGCCATTGCTCGGCGAGCCCGTGCATGCGGCGAAAATGACAATCGTTGCAAAAATCAAGGCGCGCATGGTGTGCTTCCATTACCCTTACTGAGCGAAAGAAAGTTAGCGCGCGCGCTTTGCCTTGCCAGCGCCGTTTTCTCTCGCCACCTCACCTTTCCTGGCGTTAACATGGACCTGCTGGGGACAGCGGGACGGCAATTTGGCGGACGTTTTCATTTCCTGTTCGCGACTGGATCGCGATCGCGTTAAGCCCATTGCTGAGCGGCTAAGCTCGCTTGGCTATTCTGTGTGGTGGGGACCACGCGACGAGCACACCCGCGCTGACGAAATCGAACGGCAATTTGCCGAGGCGCGCGCGGTCGTGACGGTGTGGAGCGAAAACGCGCAGAATTCGTCCTGGGTGCTGGCGCAATCAGCGCGCGCCCTCGACGAGGAAAAACTACTGCAGATGCGGCTCGACAATTTCCGCCTTCCCGCTCCGTTCGAGACACTGAAGGTCGCGGAACTTCATAGCGGCAAGAGTGAGTGGGGCATGCTGGAAGCGGCGCTTGCCGGCCTCGTGCGCGAACAACGCCCGCTTGACCCGATCGACCACCGCGCGTTGCAGAATGCGCAGCCAAATCTTGTCGCCGCGCCACGGCTTTTGCTTACGGCCGCCACGATCGCGCTCGTCGCTTTTTCCGGCGCGGTGACGGCCGCCTATAACGGCGTCATGCGGACCGACCAATTGCAGCTCGCGATGCTCGGCGTTCTCGTTGTCGGCGCA
It encodes the following:
- the hppD gene encoding 4-hydroxyphenylpyruvate dioxygenase; translation: MADLFENPIGTDGFEFVEFTSPEPEKLAAYFEQIGFTAVAMHRSKNVIRYKQNDINFILNMEPAGQAADFREAHGPSANAMAFRVKDAQHALREAVKRGAEPVEGKVGPMELNIPAIKGIGGAYIYLVDRYGAQSIYDIDFKPIEGADESKNSLGLTYLDHLTHNVFRGNMKTWADYYEKIFNFREIRYFDIEGKVSGLFSKAMTSPDGKIRIPLNESKGDPEKVDQIEEYLQRYKGEGIQHLAFGTNNLYDVVDRLKARNVELQDTIETYFDLIDKRLPGHGEPVEELRKRRILIDGAPSEGQGLLLQIFGKDAIGPIFFEFIQRKGNEGFGEGNFKALFESIELDQIKRGVLKAS
- a CDS encoding MarR family winged helix-turn-helix transcriptional regulator, whose translation is MASAKRKPTAGSSGELLVLEEFLPYRLSILSNRVSRAIAARYAKTFDLTIPEWRIIAVLGRRPGLTAKEVAEATEMDKVAVSRAVGKLVESRRVAARADRDDARRQILSLTAQGESVHARIAPIALESEQRLVAALDKREREQLDDLLDRLLDTAKGL
- a CDS encoding DUF4168 domain-containing protein, which produces MTKFQMLAAAAVAALTAACALTQTTQAETQSLTATSSTATPAPAAQPAPPAQIAQATPAPTTPVAPTNFTDDQLRSFARAAIEIDPISRTLSAATPEQQTAAAEQIRQILARNGIDSATYNAIAAQAQRDPAFASRIASLNRTDPSNG
- a CDS encoding PQQ-dependent sugar dehydrogenase, whose amino-acid sequence is MRALIFATIVIFAACTGSPSNGQQQAVHPVAQGAPHSSFTPAFEGQTRAPEALSGVRINAEEIASGLDHPWAIVFLPDGRMLVTERAGRLRVVTREGAISNPVQGLPRVHVQGQGGLLDVVLGLDFATDRMIYWSYAEPRDGGRGTSVARGRLTDDLRRVEQVQVIFRQLPARDTGGHYGSRLVFDRAGHLYITLGERQRPASRVLAQDLSTHLGKIVRINADGSVPPDNPFVGRADALPQNWSYGHRNVQGADLNPDTGKLWIVEHGPRGGDELNIPRAGLNYGWPIIGYGIDYNGAPQHETSAREGMEQPIYYWDPVIAPGDMDFYRGGLFPWRGDVLIAGLDTQALVRLDIDGERVTGEERFALGVGRIRDLAESEDGAIWIVTDEDNGRILRLTPQS
- a CDS encoding toll/interleukin-1 receptor domain-containing protein, with the protein product MADVFISCSRLDRDRVKPIAERLSSLGYSVWWGPRDEHTRADEIERQFAEARAVVTVWSENAQNSSWVLAQSARALDEEKLLQMRLDNFRLPAPFETLKVAELHSGKSEWGMLEAALAGLVREQRPLDPIDHRALQNAQPNLVAAPRLLLTAATIALVAFSGAVTAAYNGVMRTDQLQLAMLGVLVVGALGTIVAGQRLFSIRRAGG